A window of the Streptomyces sp. NBC_01351 genome harbors these coding sequences:
- a CDS encoding TetR/AcrR family transcriptional regulator, which produces MPPPPAAHPQPAVPDPPQADGRAGAGPVPPTRAAPRARQAQRKSQTRSRLIDAAAELFARKGFHAVSAEAVAEAAGRTTGALYSHFGGKGGLLLALLEVWKERTAEELAAEIAASADPGDPATHFGAMWGSLTRPHPDHGNSWLLLEAELWLHGARGPVIGAQLAQRYAEIRSQLGEGLADWAKATGTPLPRPPEETGALVLGLLLGLAMQHRLDPHGIPDALVVEALGALLEGRTP; this is translated from the coding sequence GTGCCACCACCCCCAGCCGCCCACCCGCAACCGGCCGTCCCGGACCCGCCGCAAGCGGACGGGCGGGCCGGGGCGGGCCCCGTACCGCCGACTCGGGCGGCCCCACGGGCGCGCCAGGCGCAGCGGAAGTCGCAGACGCGGTCCCGCCTCATCGACGCGGCCGCCGAGCTCTTCGCCCGCAAGGGGTTCCACGCGGTGTCGGCCGAGGCCGTCGCCGAGGCCGCCGGGCGCACCACCGGGGCGCTCTACAGCCACTTCGGCGGCAAGGGGGGCCTGCTGCTCGCCCTCCTGGAGGTGTGGAAGGAGCGCACCGCCGAGGAACTCGCCGCCGAGATCGCGGCGAGCGCGGACCCGGGCGATCCCGCCACGCACTTCGGCGCCATGTGGGGCAGCCTCACCCGCCCCCACCCCGACCACGGGAACTCCTGGCTGCTCCTGGAGGCGGAACTGTGGCTGCACGGCGCCCGCGGCCCGGTCATCGGCGCGCAACTCGCCCAGCGCTACGCCGAGATCCGCTCCCAGCTCGGCGAGGGCCTCGCCGACTGGGCCAAAGCCACCGGCACCCCCCTGCCCCGTCCGCCGGAGGAGACCGGCGCCCTCGTCCTGGGCCTCCTCCTCGGCCTCGCGATGCAGCACCGCCTCGACCCCCACGGCATCCCCGACGCCCTCGTCGTGGAAGCCCTCGGAGCGCTACTGGAAGGACGCACACCGTGA